A genome region from Streptomyces antimycoticus includes the following:
- a CDS encoding transposase, which translates to MYVVLDNFSPHSHAEVRTWAADSDIKLVFVPAYGSWLNWIESEFAALRCCALKGMDHQTHDEQDAAIAAHIRWYNARAEPKNRPAPESPIRQWTEYPAKGA; encoded by the coding sequence GTGTACGTCGTGCTGGACAACTTCTCCCCGCACAGCCACGCCGAGGTCCGCACCTGGGCCGCCGACAGCGACATCAAGCTGGTCTTCGTACCTGCCTACGGCTCCTGGCTGAACTGGATCGAGTCCGAGTTTGCCGCGCTGCGCTGCTGCGCTCTCAAGGGCATGGACCACCAAACGCACGATGAGCAGGACGCCGCCATCGCCGCCCACATCCGCTGGTACAACGCCCGCGCCGAGCCGAAGAACCGCCCCGCACCCGAGTCACCCATCCGGCAGTGGACCGAGTACCCGGCCAAGGGTGCGTGA
- the secD gene encoding protein translocase subunit SecD, which translates to MKRRNNRRNNRQNNRTKPLRVRALLALAVIAGSLAIALTTPVRLGLDLRGGTQIMLETRSTPTTDADAAATDRTVEVLRGRIDALGVAEPTLVRSGDHRILVELPGVSDPKKAADVLGRTAQLTVHAVLGPARTADGATAPATDPAKERVLSDESGQRLRLRAADLTGRDVEGADARFDQQGGAGWHVAVDFSKTGQDQWRQITARAACHPAGDPQRRVAIVLDNKIISSPQVDPSVPCGTGIPGGTTQITGSFDDTEARELALLISGGALPVPVETVEQRTIGATLGDAAIEAAAWAAGIGTALTALFIIAVYRLMGLLATAALACYALVSYAALAALGATLTLPGLAGFVLAIGMAVDANVLVFERTREEYAARSRPTPRSALTAGFRGALSAIADSNITTLIAAALLFAFASGPVRGFGITLAVGVLASMVSALVISRMLAEYAANRPAVFRRTRVTGIASTGWVRDRLLRRDPFLMRRPRRWLAASAALAVMAASGILVRGLDFGIEFTGGRLIEYATSTSVDPDRARTALTDAGFPRAVVQSSGDTGLTVRAENLTNADEATVTETISNLGGETKKIRDELIGPSMGGELRRNALIALSLALGAQLLYLAVRFRWFFGTAAVVALAHDVVIVIGAFAWLGKPIDGVFLAALLTVIGYSVNDSVVLFDRVRELLDRDRTTPLPRLTNRAILQTLPRTVNTGMGAALILTVLAVLADDTLADFALALLIGLAAGTYSSVFTAASLTIELHPPRKASRPRPSRFTRRHSSSGQNVVSTSGETPR; encoded by the coding sequence TTGAAACGCCGGAACAACCGCCGGAACAACCGCCAGAACAACCGCACCAAGCCCTTGCGCGTGCGTGCGCTACTCGCCCTCGCCGTGATCGCCGGATCGCTGGCCATCGCCCTCACCACGCCCGTCCGCCTCGGCCTCGACCTGCGCGGCGGCACCCAGATCATGCTGGAAACCCGCTCCACCCCCACCACCGACGCCGACGCCGCGGCCACCGACCGCACCGTGGAAGTGCTGCGCGGCCGCATCGACGCGCTCGGCGTCGCCGAACCGACCCTCGTCCGCTCCGGCGACCACCGCATCCTCGTCGAGCTGCCCGGCGTGTCTGACCCGAAGAAAGCCGCCGACGTGCTGGGCCGCACCGCGCAGCTCACCGTCCACGCGGTCCTCGGCCCGGCCCGGACCGCCGACGGCGCCACCGCCCCGGCGACCGATCCGGCCAAGGAGCGCGTTCTGTCGGACGAGTCCGGACAGCGCCTGCGCCTGCGGGCCGCCGATCTGACCGGACGGGACGTCGAAGGCGCCGACGCCCGCTTCGACCAGCAGGGCGGTGCCGGATGGCACGTCGCGGTCGACTTCTCCAAGACCGGCCAGGACCAATGGCGGCAGATCACCGCACGGGCCGCCTGTCACCCGGCCGGTGACCCGCAGCGCCGGGTCGCCATCGTCCTCGACAACAAGATCATCTCCTCGCCGCAGGTCGACCCCTCCGTACCGTGCGGGACCGGCATCCCGGGCGGCACCACCCAGATCACCGGCTCCTTCGACGACACCGAAGCGCGCGAACTGGCCCTGCTCATCTCCGGCGGAGCCCTGCCCGTACCGGTCGAGACCGTGGAACAGCGCACCATCGGCGCCACGCTCGGCGATGCGGCCATCGAGGCCGCGGCCTGGGCCGCCGGCATCGGCACCGCGCTGACCGCGCTGTTCATCATCGCCGTCTACCGGCTCATGGGCCTGCTCGCGACCGCGGCCCTGGCCTGCTACGCCCTCGTCTCCTACGCCGCGCTGGCCGCGCTCGGCGCCACACTGACCCTGCCGGGCCTCGCCGGGTTCGTCCTGGCGATCGGCATGGCCGTGGACGCCAACGTCCTGGTCTTCGAACGGACCCGCGAAGAGTACGCGGCCCGCAGCCGCCCCACCCCCCGATCGGCACTGACGGCCGGGTTCCGCGGAGCCCTCAGCGCGATCGCCGACTCCAACATCACCACATTGATCGCCGCGGCTCTCCTGTTCGCCTTCGCCTCCGGCCCGGTGCGCGGCTTCGGCATCACCCTCGCCGTCGGCGTCCTCGCCTCGATGGTCAGCGCCCTGGTGATCAGCCGGATGCTCGCCGAGTACGCGGCCAACCGCCCTGCGGTCTTCCGCCGAACCCGCGTCACCGGCATCGCGAGCACCGGCTGGGTCCGCGACCGGCTGCTGCGCCGCGACCCGTTCCTGATGCGCCGTCCGCGCCGCTGGCTGGCCGCCTCCGCCGCACTCGCCGTCATGGCCGCGTCGGGCATCCTCGTCCGCGGCCTGGACTTCGGCATCGAGTTCACCGGCGGCCGGCTGATCGAGTACGCCACCAGCACCTCCGTCGACCCCGACCGGGCCCGCACCGCCCTCACCGACGCCGGGTTCCCCCGCGCGGTGGTGCAGTCCTCCGGTGACACCGGGCTCACGGTGCGCGCCGAGAACCTGACCAACGCCGACGAGGCCACCGTCACCGAAACCATCAGCAACCTCGGCGGCGAGACGAAGAAGATCCGCGACGAGCTGATCGGCCCCAGCATGGGCGGCGAACTGCGCCGCAACGCCCTCATCGCGCTCTCCCTCGCACTGGGCGCCCAACTGCTGTACCTCGCGGTGCGCTTCCGCTGGTTCTTCGGGACCGCGGCCGTCGTCGCGCTCGCCCACGACGTGGTGATCGTCATCGGCGCCTTCGCCTGGCTCGGCAAGCCCATCGACGGGGTCTTCCTGGCCGCCCTGCTGACCGTCATCGGCTACTCGGTCAACGACTCCGTCGTCCTCTTCGACCGCGTACGCGAACTGCTCGACCGCGACCGCACCACACCGCTTCCCCGCCTGACGAACCGGGCGATCCTGCAGACCCTGCCCCGTACCGTCAACACGGGCATGGGCGCGGCACTCATCCTCACCGTCCTCGCCGTCCTCGCCGACGACACCCTCGCCGACTTCGCCCTCGCCCTGCTCATCGGCCTGGCGGCCGGCACCTACTCCTCCGTCTTCACCGCCGCCTCACTCACCATCGAGCTGCACCCGCCCCGGAAGGCGTCGCGGCCGCGGCCGTCGCGGTTCACCCGGCGGCACTCCTCCTCGGGGCAGAACGTGGTGTCGACTTCCGGGGAAACCCCTCGATAG
- a CDS encoding response regulator has translation MPDPTPPGPTTASAPSATAGKPIRILLADDHALVRRGVRLILDREPDLEVVAEAGDGAEAIEAARSQEIDLAVLDIAMPRLTGLQATRELVALKPGLRILMLTMHDNEQYLFQALKAGACGYVLKSVADRDLVAACRAAMRNEPFLYPGAVTALIRNYLERVRHGEEDPDQFLTPREEEVLKLVAEGHSSKEIAEILFISVKTVHRHRANLLHKLGLHDRLELTRYAIRAGLIEP, from the coding sequence ATGCCCGATCCGACCCCGCCCGGACCCACCACGGCCTCGGCACCGTCCGCCACGGCCGGGAAGCCGATCCGCATCCTGCTCGCCGACGACCACGCTCTCGTACGCCGCGGCGTACGCCTGATCCTCGACAGGGAACCCGACCTGGAGGTCGTCGCCGAGGCCGGGGACGGTGCCGAGGCCATCGAGGCGGCCCGGAGCCAGGAGATCGACCTGGCCGTGCTGGACATCGCCATGCCGCGCCTGACCGGTCTTCAGGCCACCCGGGAGCTGGTGGCGCTCAAGCCGGGTCTGCGCATCCTGATGCTGACGATGCACGACAACGAGCAGTACCTGTTCCAGGCACTCAAGGCCGGGGCTTGTGGCTATGTGCTGAAGTCGGTTGCCGACCGCGACCTGGTCGCCGCCTGCCGGGCCGCGATGCGCAACGAGCCGTTCCTCTACCCCGGCGCGGTCACCGCTCTCATCCGCAACTACCTGGAGCGCGTCCGCCACGGCGAGGAAGACCCCGACCAGTTCCTCACCCCTCGTGAAGAGGAGGTCCTCAAGCTCGTCGCCGAAGGGCACTCCTCCAAGGAGATCGCCGAGATCCTGTTCATCAGCGTCAAGACCGTGCACCGCCACCGGGCCAACCTCCTGCACAAGCTCGGTCTGCACGACCGGCTGGAGCTGACCCGCTACGCCATCCGCGCAGGTCTCATCGAACCCTGA
- a CDS encoding HAMP domain-containing sensor histidine kinase produces MSLFWRIFGLNALVLGTATALLLWAPVTVSVPVLLTEAIILVGGLAVMLVANGTLLRWGLAPLDRLTRLMTTVDLLRPGQRLSVPGAGGGSEVSELIRTFNAMLDRLEHERATSSARALLAQEAERRRIAQELHDEVGQSMTAILLVLKRAADDAPEPLREDLQQAQEITRESLDEVRRLVRRLRPGVLDDLGLVSALTSLTQDFATHTGLRVVRRLDSDPPTLDRESELVLYRVAQESLTNAARHADARQVEVSLHRVGEAVVLEIADDGRGIEAACEGAGIRGMRERALLAGATLDITSTPGTGTRIRLITPAPRKQL; encoded by the coding sequence GTGTCGCTGTTCTGGCGGATCTTCGGGCTCAACGCCCTGGTGCTGGGCACCGCTACGGCGCTGCTGCTGTGGGCGCCGGTGACCGTCTCCGTGCCGGTGCTGCTGACCGAGGCGATCATCCTGGTCGGCGGTCTCGCCGTCATGCTGGTCGCCAACGGCACCCTGCTGCGCTGGGGCCTGGCCCCGCTGGACCGGCTGACCAGGCTGATGACCACCGTCGACCTGCTGCGCCCGGGCCAGCGGCTGTCCGTGCCCGGCGCCGGCGGCGGTAGCGAGGTGTCCGAGCTGATCCGCACCTTCAACGCCATGCTCGACCGGCTGGAGCACGAACGCGCCACGTCCAGCGCCCGGGCGCTGCTGGCCCAGGAGGCGGAACGCCGCCGCATCGCCCAGGAACTGCACGACGAGGTCGGGCAGAGCATGACCGCGATCCTGCTGGTGCTCAAGCGCGCCGCGGACGACGCCCCCGAACCGCTGCGCGAGGACCTCCAGCAGGCCCAGGAGATCACCAGGGAGAGCCTGGACGAGGTCCGCCGCCTGGTGCGCCGCCTGCGGCCCGGCGTCCTGGACGACCTGGGCCTGGTCAGCGCACTGACCTCGCTCACGCAGGACTTCGCCACCCACACCGGGCTGCGGGTTGTGCGCCGCCTCGATTCCGATCCGCCCACCCTCGACCGGGAGAGCGAGCTCGTGCTGTACCGGGTGGCTCAGGAGAGCCTGACCAACGCGGCCCGCCATGCGGACGCGCGGCAGGTCGAGGTGAGCCTGCACCGGGTGGGCGAGGCGGTGGTGCTGGAGATCGCCGACGACGGCCGCGGCATCGAGGCCGCCTGCGAAGGCGCCGGGATCCGCGGCATGCGCGAACGGGCCCTGCTCGCCGGGGCCACCCTCGACATCACCTCGACGCCTGGCACCGGTACCCGGATCCGCCTCATCACACCCGCCCCCAGGAAGCAGCTTTGA
- a CDS encoding TraR/DksA family transcriptional regulator yields the protein MPLDTTQTGRRPGRLTSHETRQRLEHARNSRLAQLRALDESAQSTDAHLVSAQTEAIQRVLTEIDEAFARVEDDTYGICQGCAKPVPAERLEILPYTRYCVACQGRATA from the coding sequence GTGCCGCTCGACACCACCCAGACCGGCCGCCGCCCCGGGCGGCTGACCTCTCATGAAACCCGTCAGCGCCTCGAACACGCCCGCAACAGCCGCCTGGCTCAGCTGCGTGCCCTCGACGAGAGCGCCCAGAGCACGGACGCCCATCTGGTGTCCGCGCAGACGGAGGCGATCCAGCGAGTCCTCACCGAGATCGACGAGGCGTTCGCCCGCGTGGAGGACGACACCTACGGCATCTGCCAGGGCTGTGCCAAGCCCGTCCCCGCGGAACGCCTGGAGATCCTCCCCTACACCCGGTACTGCGTCGCCTGCCAGGGCCGCGCCACCGCCTGA
- a CDS encoding TraR/DksA family transcriptional regulator, protein MVNHQTIGDRAAHLSPEDLAALRENLHEQRLFRREQLRQIAAAPRVEDLLRRRSAAQAEVHVKVAASARMVLADVEAALRRIAEGRYGACHLCRRPVERDRLMIVPQARYCARCQQVREAGR, encoded by the coding sequence GTGGTGAACCACCAGACCATCGGCGACCGTGCCGCGCACCTGTCGCCCGAGGACCTCGCCGCGCTGCGGGAGAACCTCCACGAACAGCGCCTGTTCCGCCGGGAACAGCTGCGGCAGATCGCCGCGGCGCCCCGCGTCGAGGACCTGCTCCGGCGCCGCTCCGCGGCACAGGCCGAAGTGCACGTCAAAGTCGCCGCCTCCGCGCGCATGGTCCTCGCCGACGTGGAGGCGGCGCTGCGACGCATCGCCGAGGGCCGCTACGGCGCGTGCCATCTGTGCCGTCGCCCTGTCGAGCGCGACCGGCTGATGATCGTTCCGCAGGCCCGCTACTGCGCACGGTGCCAGCAGGTGCGGGAGGCCGGACGATGA
- a CDS encoding rod shape-determining protein codes for MTVRRRFRSGSPAGHRHRPWPLCRHCCGLALDLGSARTRAWIAGRGMVLDVPTITFPGAGAVYPVQRGAIVDVPGTARMLDRLLSPRLPRLTRPLVVVTAPVLDGPAYRERARAAVEVLRPRAVLTVPTARAIALAAGADLSLPLLVVDIGAHLTEVVLLVDGLVFDARRTALGTTDLAGTTDLADADATAEISEAISTMFTSMLRQDRTSLTAEALSRGALLAGGGALRPDLTHRLAGGTHAPLRAVPTPHTAAIRGAATMLRAAHGHPSARGTSPPGPGPLFR; via the coding sequence ATGACCGTCCGCCGCCGCTTTCGGTCCGGCTCCCCCGCCGGGCACCGGCACCGGCCCTGGCCGTTGTGCCGGCACTGCTGCGGCCTCGCCCTGGACCTGGGCAGCGCCCGCACCCGCGCCTGGATAGCCGGCCGCGGGATGGTCCTCGACGTACCCACCATCACCTTCCCCGGTGCTGGGGCGGTGTATCCGGTCCAGCGCGGCGCCATCGTCGACGTTCCGGGAACGGCCCGGATGCTCGACCGGCTCCTCAGCCCCCGCCTGCCCCGCCTCACCCGCCCGCTGGTGGTGGTCACCGCGCCGGTGCTGGACGGCCCCGCCTACCGGGAACGGGCCCGCGCCGCCGTGGAAGTGCTCCGCCCCCGCGCGGTCCTGACCGTCCCCACCGCGCGCGCCATCGCCCTGGCCGCGGGCGCCGACCTCTCCCTGCCGCTGCTCGTGGTGGACATCGGCGCCCATCTCACCGAGGTGGTCCTCCTCGTCGACGGCCTGGTCTTCGACGCCCGCCGCACCGCCCTGGGCACCACCGACCTCGCCGGCACCACCGACCTCGCAGACGCCGACGCCACGGCGGAGATCAGCGAAGCCATCAGCACCATGTTCACCTCCATGCTCCGGCAGGACCGCACGTCCCTCACCGCCGAGGCCCTGAGCCGGGGTGCCCTCCTGGCCGGTGGCGGCGCACTGCGCCCCGACCTCACTCACCGGCTCGCCGGCGGCACGCACGCGCCCCTGCGGGCGGTTCCCACACCGCATACCGCGGCGATCCGCGGCGCCGCCACGATGTTGCGGGCCGCGCACGGACATCCGTCGGCCAGGGGCACGTCCCCACCCGGGCCTGGCCCGCTCTTCCGCTGA
- a CDS encoding Rv1733c family protein — MSGVPPPAQPPDPPHHGLVHPLSLWRWRHNPLYRRTDRLQGRIALAMLLLVPILGLGAMFAIGDAAHRHYRAAAEHQRQTLRLTTAVLTHDAPDHPEPGSAEARENRYPATVRYTDPDGRIRTVETDVLPGLSAGSAVDVWVDVDGAIAEPPMPAEQIRSRTMGWALVGFLTVTLAGAAAYRGVVVVLRRRNLAQWDAKWAETAPRWTTSP, encoded by the coding sequence GTGTCCGGCGTGCCACCACCCGCACAGCCCCCGGATCCCCCGCACCACGGGCTCGTGCACCCCCTGTCGCTGTGGCGCTGGCGGCACAATCCGCTGTACCGGCGCACCGACCGCCTCCAGGGCCGGATCGCCCTGGCGATGTTGCTGCTCGTACCGATCCTGGGGCTCGGTGCCATGTTCGCCATCGGTGACGCCGCCCACCGGCACTACCGCGCGGCCGCCGAGCACCAGAGGCAGACCCTGCGCCTCACCACCGCCGTCCTCACCCACGACGCCCCGGACCATCCGGAGCCCGGATCGGCGGAGGCGAGAGAGAACCGCTATCCGGCCACGGTCCGCTACACCGACCCGGACGGACGGATCCGCACCGTCGAGACCGACGTCCTGCCCGGGCTCAGCGCGGGCAGCGCCGTCGACGTGTGGGTCGACGTGGACGGAGCCATCGCCGAGCCGCCCATGCCCGCCGAGCAGATCCGCAGCCGGACCATGGGCTGGGCGCTCGTCGGCTTCCTGACCGTGACCCTCGCCGGTGCCGCCGCCTACCGCGGCGTCGTCGTGGTCCTGCGTCGGCGCAATCTCGCCCAGTGGGACGCCAAGTGGGCCGAGACCGCGCCACGCTGGACCACGTCCCCCTGA
- a CDS encoding integrase core domain-containing protein, producing MGLRLLYPIFCRLLGCLLVLGRSTAANNAEILVLRHEVAVLRRQVERPRLSWADRAVLSALARHLPPVVRRHRLVTPGALLAWHRRLVRWKWRQTPTGPGRPPLPEETVAFIQRLARENPTWGYVRIQGELRRLGHRVAAATIRRVLRRSGLLPAPQRASQQTWRSFLRSQAHTLLAWDFMHVETVFLRRFYVFFVMEIATRRVHVLGVTADPTGAWVAQLVRNLLMDLEERAGCFRFLIRDRDNKFTAAFDAVFAGNGTAVIPTPPQSPRSNAFAERWIRTARAECTDRLLITGERHLRAVLTTYAKHYNAGRAHRGLGLRAPDDDPNVILLPADMVRRRQVLGGLINEYHTTSASPPHHPQERPSSAA from the coding sequence GTGGGTCTGCGACTGCTTTACCCGATCTTCTGCCGACTACTGGGTTGCCTCCTTGTGCTGGGCCGATCGACCGCCGCGAACAACGCCGAGATCCTTGTGCTTCGGCATGAGGTCGCTGTGCTTCGCCGGCAGGTGGAGCGGCCGCGGCTTTCATGGGCTGATCGTGCCGTGCTCTCCGCTCTCGCCCGGCACCTGCCACCTGTCGTACGTCGCCATCGGCTGGTCACTCCGGGCGCGCTGCTGGCCTGGCACCGTCGTCTGGTGCGCTGGAAATGGCGCCAAACCCCCACCGGACCCGGCCGACCACCGTTGCCGGAAGAGACAGTCGCGTTCATCCAGCGCCTGGCGAGAGAGAACCCGACCTGGGGATACGTCAGGATCCAAGGTGAGCTTCGACGGCTTGGCCATCGGGTCGCCGCCGCCACGATCCGGCGCGTCCTGCGCCGCTCCGGCCTGCTGCCCGCACCACAGCGCGCCTCCCAGCAGACCTGGCGCTCCTTCCTCCGTTCACAGGCCCACACGCTGCTCGCCTGGGACTTCATGCACGTAGAGACCGTCTTCCTCAGACGTTTCTATGTCTTCTTCGTCATGGAGATCGCCACGCGGCGCGTCCATGTCCTGGGTGTCACAGCCGACCCGACCGGTGCTTGGGTCGCCCAACTCGTCCGCAACCTGCTCATGGATCTCGAGGAGAGGGCTGGGTGCTTCCGGTTCCTCATCCGGGACCGGGACAACAAGTTCACCGCCGCGTTCGACGCCGTCTTCGCGGGCAACGGCACAGCCGTCATCCCGACTCCGCCGCAGAGCCCGCGGTCCAACGCGTTCGCCGAACGATGGATACGCACAGCCCGCGCCGAGTGCACCGATCGCCTCCTCATCACCGGCGAACGACACCTCCGCGCGGTCCTCACCACGTACGCCAAGCACTACAACGCGGGACGAGCTCACCGCGGCCTCGGCCTACGAGCACCTGACGACGACCCAAACGTCATCCTCCTGCCTGCTGACATGGTCAGGCGCCGCCAAGTACTTGGCGGACTGATCAACGAGTACCACACCACGTCAGCCAGTCCGCCTCACCATCCACAGGAGAGGCCCAGCTCAGCTGCCTGA
- a CDS encoding transposase family protein has translation MTLLALTACAVLAGARPLLAVSEWVADAPPALLERLGTAVDPLVPKWSWPAESCAVQQLIAAGQAAYLYSLIRPPRT, from the coding sequence GTGACGCTCCTGGCACTGACGGCCTGCGCGGTCCTCGCCGGAGCGCGACCCCTGCTCGCGGTGAGTGAATGGGTAGCCGACGCACCGCCGGCCCTGCTCGAACGGCTCGGCACGGCCGTCGACCCGCTGGTCCCGAAATGGTCCTGGCCCGCGGAATCCTGTGCCGTTCAGCAACTCATCGCGGCTGGTCAGGCCGCATATCTGTACTCGTTGATCAGGCCGCCAAGGACGTGA